A stretch of Rhodoferax potami DNA encodes these proteins:
- a CDS encoding DUF2237 family protein: MSALNVLGTALQACSFDPLTGFFRDGCCNTDAHDHGTHVVCAKVTADFLAYSLQRGNDLSTPRPEYRFVGLRPGDRWCLCVNRWLEALQAGVAPPVHLEATHAKALERVSLEQLREYAL, from the coding sequence ATGTCCGCCCTGAATGTTTTGGGTACTGCCCTGCAAGCCTGCTCGTTTGACCCGCTGACCGGTTTCTTCCGCGATGGCTGCTGTAATACGGATGCGCACGACCATGGCACCCATGTGGTGTGTGCCAAGGTCACTGCAGACTTTTTGGCCTATTCGCTGCAGCGCGGCAATGACCTGAGCACGCCGCGCCCGGAATACCGCTTCGTGGGGCTGCGCCCCGGGGACCGCTGGTGCTTGTGCGTGAACCGCTGGCTGGAAGCGCTCCAGGCCGGAGTAGCGCCACCCGTGCACCTCGAGGCGACCCACGCCAAAGCGCTGGAGCGGGTCAGTCTGGAGCAACTTCGGGAATACGCCTTGTAA
- a CDS encoding ABC transporter ATP-binding protein has protein sequence MSSTEPLVRFSGVQKTYDGEQLVVRELNLDIQRGEFLSLLGPSGSGKTTTLMMLAGFESPTAGDILLDGKLITRTPPHKRNFGMVFQNYALFPHMTVAQNVAYPLTVRKVPKDEQEKRVQKALDMVRLTGMGERLPTRLSGGQQQRVALARALVFEPQLVLMDEPLGALDKQLREHMQLELKELHRQLGVTFVYVTHDQGEALTMSDRVAVFNEGVIQQLADAQSLYEAPSNRFVAGFVGDSTVLRGTLGGNADAPCIELGQGQKLAGINVNNAATGAMVEACVRPERIALHLQTQAGLNTVSAQVAGIVYYGDHVRLQCALGAGQAQATVKLPLTHACALTPPAMGSTVHLEFPTPFTRIYAL, from the coding sequence ATGTCCTCTACTGAACCCTTGGTGCGCTTTAGCGGCGTACAAAAAACGTACGACGGCGAACAGCTGGTGGTGCGGGAGCTGAACCTCGATATCCAGCGCGGTGAATTCCTGAGCCTGCTCGGACCCTCGGGCTCGGGCAAAACCACCACTCTGATGATGCTGGCCGGGTTCGAGTCCCCCACCGCAGGTGACATCCTGCTCGACGGCAAGCTGATCACCCGCACCCCGCCGCACAAGCGCAACTTCGGCATGGTGTTCCAGAACTACGCGCTGTTCCCTCACATGACCGTGGCACAGAACGTGGCCTACCCGCTCACCGTGCGCAAAGTACCCAAAGACGAGCAAGAAAAGCGCGTACAAAAGGCCTTGGACATGGTGCGCCTGACCGGCATGGGCGAGCGGCTGCCCACCCGCCTCTCGGGCGGCCAGCAACAGCGCGTAGCGTTGGCGCGCGCGCTGGTGTTCGAGCCCCAACTGGTGCTGATGGACGAGCCCTTGGGCGCGCTGGACAAGCAGTTGCGCGAACATATGCAGCTAGAACTCAAAGAGTTGCACCGCCAGCTGGGTGTGACCTTTGTGTACGTGACCCACGACCAGGGCGAAGCCCTCACCATGAGCGACCGTGTGGCGGTGTTCAACGAAGGCGTGATTCAGCAACTGGCCGATGCCCAAAGCCTCTACGAGGCCCCCAGCAACCGTTTTGTGGCCGGCTTTGTGGGCGACAGCACAGTGCTGCGCGGCACATTGGGTGGTAATGCGGATGCACCTTGCATTGAACTCGGCCAAGGCCAAAAGCTGGCGGGCATCAATGTCAACAATGCAGCTACCGGCGCCATGGTCGAGGCCTGTGTGCGGCCCGAGCGGATTGCGCTGCACTTACAGACGCAGGCCGGACTGAACACGGTATCCGCCCAAGTGGCCGGCATTGTGTATTACGGTGACCATGTGCGCCTGCAATGCGCACTGGGTGCCGGCCAGGCGCAAGCCACGGTGAAACTGCCGCTCACCCACGCGTGTGCCCTCACGCCGCCCGCCATGGGCAGCACGGTGCACCTCGAGTTTCCAACCCCGTTTACGCGCATTTACGCGCTCTGA
- the alaS gene encoding alanine--tRNA ligase, with amino-acid sequence MTQPVMSVADIRKTFLDFFASKGHTVVASSPLVPGNDPTLMFTNSGMVQFKDVFLGSDKRSYVRAASVQACLRAGGKHNDLENVGYTARHHTFFEMLGNWSFGDYFKRESLQWAWELLTQVYKLPADKLYATVYQEDDEAHAIWEDIFVKAGWTPERVKQEGRIIRIGDNKGGRYKSDNFWMMADTGPCGPCSEIFYDHGAHIPGGPPGSPDEDGDRFIEIWNNVFMQFNMDETGAVTPLPAPCVDTGMGLERLAAILQHVHSNYEIDLFDALIKAASRETGCTDLNNKSLRVIADHIRATAFLVSDGVIPSNEGRGYVQRRIVRRAIRHGYKLGQKTPFFHKLVKDLVQVMGAAYPHMASQEARITEVLRVEEERFFETLATGMQILDEALAGGVKVLPGEVAFKLHDTYGFPLDLSADVCRENGVEVDSAGFTAAMEAQKAKGRAAGKFKMDKALEYTGAGNTFVGYEHLTQAAKIVALYADGTPVSELKAGQDGVLVLDTTPFYAESGGQVGDEGAVFSDAGLFEVGDTQKIKADVFGHHGTLKTGVLRVGDAVTAHVDAAKRAATVRNHSATHLMHKALREVLGEHVQQKGSLVNAERTRFDFAHNAAVTDEQVRQIEAIVNAEVLANAAAQARVMDIESAQKTGAMMLFGEKYGETVRVLDIGSSRELCGGTHVHATGDIGLFKVVGESGVAAGVRRIEAVTGTNALNYLQDLEDTVSAAAATLKTPVAELGNRLGQMVDQVKALEKEIAALKGKLASAQGDELVSSAVEVNGVKVLAAKLEGADAKTLRDTMDKLKDKLKTAVIVLGAVDGDKVQIAAGVTNDTTGKVKAGELANFVAGQVGGKGGGKADMAMAGGTEPAKLAGALASVQAWVSAKL; translated from the coding sequence ATGACCCAGCCCGTAATGAGTGTTGCCGACATTCGCAAAACCTTCCTCGACTTCTTTGCCTCCAAGGGGCACACCGTCGTGGCGTCCAGCCCGCTGGTACCGGGTAACGACCCCACCCTGATGTTCACCAACTCGGGCATGGTGCAGTTTAAGGATGTGTTTTTGGGCTCCGACAAGCGCAGTTACGTGCGTGCGGCCTCGGTGCAAGCCTGCCTGCGCGCCGGCGGCAAACACAACGATCTGGAGAACGTGGGCTACACCGCCCGTCACCACACCTTCTTCGAGATGCTGGGCAACTGGAGCTTTGGCGACTACTTCAAGCGCGAATCTTTGCAGTGGGCGTGGGAGCTGCTGACGCAGGTCTACAAGCTGCCTGCCGACAAGCTGTACGCAACGGTCTATCAGGAAGACGACGAGGCCCACGCCATTTGGGAAGACATTTTCGTCAAGGCCGGCTGGACGCCAGAGCGCGTAAAGCAAGAGGGACGGATCATCCGCATTGGCGACAACAAGGGTGGCCGCTACAAGAGCGACAACTTCTGGATGATGGCAGACACCGGCCCCTGCGGCCCTTGCTCGGAGATCTTCTACGACCACGGCGCCCACATTCCCGGCGGCCCGCCCGGCAGCCCTGATGAAGACGGCGACCGCTTCATCGAAATCTGGAACAACGTGTTCATGCAGTTCAACATGGACGAGACCGGTGCCGTGACCCCGCTGCCCGCACCTTGCGTGGACACCGGCATGGGCTTGGAGCGCCTGGCTGCCATCCTGCAGCACGTGCACAGCAACTACGAGATCGACCTGTTCGACGCATTGATCAAGGCAGCATCCCGCGAAACCGGCTGCACCGACCTGAACAACAAGAGCTTGCGCGTCATTGCCGACCACATCCGCGCGACCGCCTTCCTGGTGAGCGACGGCGTGATCCCGAGCAACGAAGGCCGCGGCTATGTGCAGCGCCGCATCGTGCGCCGCGCCATCCGCCACGGCTACAAGCTGGGCCAGAAGACGCCGTTTTTCCACAAGTTGGTCAAGGACTTGGTGCAGGTCATGGGCGCGGCCTACCCCCACATGGCGTCGCAAGAGGCCCGCATCACCGAAGTGCTGCGCGTCGAGGAAGAGCGATTCTTCGAAACCCTGGCCACCGGCATGCAGATCCTGGACGAAGCCTTGGCTGGCGGCGTTAAAGTGCTGCCCGGCGAAGTGGCCTTCAAGTTGCACGACACCTACGGCTTTCCGCTCGATTTGTCGGCCGACGTGTGCCGCGAAAACGGCGTGGAAGTGGACAGCGCCGGTTTTACCGCCGCCATGGAAGCGCAAAAGGCCAAGGGCCGTGCAGCGGGTAAGTTCAAGATGGACAAGGCGCTAGAGTACACCGGCGCCGGCAACACCTTCGTGGGCTATGAGCACCTGACTCAAGCTGCAAAAATCGTAGCACTCTACGCAGACGGCACGCCGGTTAGCGAGCTAAAGGCAGGTCAAGACGGCGTGCTGGTGCTGGACACCACCCCGTTCTACGCCGAGAGCGGTGGCCAGGTGGGAGACGAGGGCGCAGTGTTCTCGGATGCCGGTCTGTTTGAAGTGGGCGACACCCAGAAGATCAAGGCCGATGTATTCGGCCACCACGGCACGCTCAAAACCGGCGTTTTGCGCGTGGGCGATGCCGTGACGGCCCATGTCGACGCCGCCAAGCGCGCCGCCACGGTGCGCAACCACAGCGCGACCCACTTGATGCACAAAGCCCTGCGCGAAGTGCTGGGCGAGCATGTGCAGCAAAAGGGCTCGCTGGTGAATGCCGAGCGCACCCGTTTTGACTTCGCGCACAACGCGGCAGTCACTGACGAACAGGTCCGCCAGATTGAAGCTATCGTGAACGCGGAAGTGCTTGCCAACGCTGCTGCCCAAGCGCGCGTGATGGATATCGAGTCGGCCCAGAAAACCGGCGCCATGATGCTGTTCGGCGAAAAGTACGGTGAGACCGTGCGGGTGCTGGACATCGGCTCCAGCCGCGAACTCTGCGGTGGCACGCACGTCCATGCCACTGGTGATATCGGCCTGTTCAAGGTGGTAGGCGAGAGCGGCGTGGCCGCTGGTGTTCGCCGTATCGAAGCGGTGACCGGCACCAACGCGCTGAACTACTTGCAGGACTTGGAAGACACCGTGAGCGCTGCCGCTGCGACGCTCAAAACGCCGGTGGCTGAGTTGGGCAACCGCTTGGGCCAGATGGTGGACCAGGTCAAGGCGCTGGAAAAAGAAATCGCCGCCCTCAAGGGCAAGCTGGCTTCCGCTCAGGGCGACGAGCTGGTGAGCAGTGCGGTAGAGGTGAACGGCGTCAAGGTGCTGGCAGCCAAGCTCGAAGGCGCTGACGCCAAGACCTTGCGCGACACCATGGACAAGCTCAAGGACAAGCTCAAGACCGCGGTCATCGTGCTCGGCGCGGTGGATGGCGACAAGGTGCAGATCGCAGCCGGCGTGACCAACGACACCACAGGCAAAGTTAAGGCCGGTGAACTGGCGAACTTTGTGGCTGGCCAAGTGGGTGGCAAGGGTGGTGGCAAGGCCGACATGGCCATGGCGGGTGGTACCGAGCCGGCCAAGCTGGCCGGCGCGCTGGCCAGCGTGCAAGCCTGGGTGAGCGCCAAGCTATAA
- a CDS encoding ABC transporter substrate-binding protein yields the protein MKKSLIAAASVAACFAMNVQAQDAITVVNFGGANANAQKAAYYEPVAKEGIKVTAVEYNGEQAKIKAMVETKNVTWDLVEVESPDVARGCDEGLFEKLDYSKIAPKADLLPSAVTECGVGLFVWSTVMAYNGDKLKKAPTSWADFFDTTKIPGKRGMRKGARYNLEFALLADGVKPADIYKVLATKDGAERAFKKLTALKPNIQWWEAGAQAPQFLVAGDVVLSTVYNGRIDAANREGRNLQIYWPGGIYDLDYWVIPKGTAKKDAVYKFLNFAMKPENQAVYAQNIAYGPTNKKALAKLNAKVLADLPTSDKNAKEALQFNTTFWADQGEALEKRFAAWATQ from the coding sequence ATGAAAAAAAGCCTGATCGCTGCTGCCTCTGTGGCTGCCTGCTTCGCGATGAATGTTCAAGCCCAAGACGCCATCACCGTGGTGAACTTCGGCGGCGCCAACGCCAATGCCCAAAAGGCCGCTTACTACGAGCCGGTTGCCAAAGAAGGCATCAAGGTCACTGCTGTTGAGTACAACGGCGAGCAAGCCAAGATCAAGGCCATGGTGGAAACCAAAAACGTGACCTGGGACTTGGTGGAAGTAGAGTCTCCTGACGTGGCCCGCGGCTGCGACGAAGGTCTGTTTGAAAAGCTCGACTACAGCAAAATCGCGCCCAAGGCCGACCTGTTGCCTTCTGCAGTCACTGAGTGCGGTGTCGGCCTGTTTGTGTGGTCTACCGTGATGGCCTACAACGGCGACAAGCTCAAAAAAGCCCCCACCAGCTGGGCCGACTTCTTTGACACCACCAAGATCCCCGGCAAGCGCGGCATGCGCAAAGGCGCCCGCTACAACCTCGAATTCGCCTTGCTGGCCGATGGCGTAAAGCCCGCTGACATCTACAAGGTACTGGCTACCAAAGACGGCGCAGAGCGCGCCTTCAAGAAGCTGACCGCTCTCAAGCCCAACATCCAGTGGTGGGAAGCCGGTGCCCAGGCGCCCCAGTTCCTGGTGGCTGGCGATGTGGTCTTGTCCACCGTGTACAACGGCCGTATTGATGCCGCCAACCGCGAAGGCCGCAACCTGCAGATCTACTGGCCCGGTGGCATTTATGACCTGGACTACTGGGTCATCCCCAAGGGCACTGCCAAGAAGGACGCTGTCTACAAGTTCTTGAACTTCGCCATGAAGCCCGAGAACCAAGCGGTTTACGCCCAAAACATCGCATACGGCCCGACCAACAAGAAGGCTCTGGCCAAGCTGAACGCCAAGGTACTCGCCGACTTGCCCACCTCGGACAAAAACGCCAAGGAAGCCTTGCAGTTCAACACCACCTTCTGGGCTGACCAGGGCGAAGCTCTGGAAAAGCGTTTTGCTGCCTGGGCCACCCAGTAA
- a CDS encoding TIGR03643 family protein → MSRVQVALSESDISRIVEMAWEDRTAFEAIEAQFGLNESAVVDLMRKHMKASSFRMWRKRMAGRTTKHLALRSPAVQRHRASHTRQA, encoded by the coding sequence ATGAGCCGGGTCCAAGTGGCTTTGAGCGAGTCTGACATTTCACGCATCGTGGAAATGGCGTGGGAGGACCGCACCGCGTTCGAGGCGATTGAAGCGCAGTTTGGCCTGAATGAGTCGGCGGTGGTGGACCTGATGCGCAAGCACATGAAAGCCAGCTCTTTCCGGATGTGGCGCAAGCGCATGGCAGGCCGCACCACCAAACACCTGGCTTTGCGATCACCGGCTGTGCAACGGCATCGCGCCAGCCACACCCGGCAGGCATAA
- a CDS encoding PLP-dependent aminotransferase family protein, translating to MLTLSPDIATPLVSQIVDGLRGLIAGQVLKPGSKLPSIRAFAVAHNVSVFTVVEAYDRLVAQGWLVSRAHSGFFVKRREEGGSMGVPAREAETPRFDASWYLKQIFENRNLPLKPGCGWLPHDWLFGDAVRRSMRQLSSDGSEMDGYGLPYGHMALRMIIAESLAEHQISADAGQVLLTHGSSQGLDLVARCLLKPGDTVLVDDPGYPNLLFMLRVWGVDVVGVPRTGTGYDLAALESILTTRKPKAFFTQPRLQSPTCSVASVAQLHRLLQLAEMHDFVLVENDIYADMDATSRTTLASLDQLRRVVYVGSYSKTISPNLRVGYLLARPDLSAQFVQLKMIAGLTSSDIAERITFGAITDGRWRKHLKSLRDRLGEAHRQVSRRLLGLGFEIFHEPEAGMYLWARHPDIADSAVLSQSATQEGIMLGPGQLFLVEPRPTGWLRFNVAFCADERLWRFLDQRILVGQSAEHA from the coding sequence ATGCTTACACTCAGCCCCGACATTGCAACCCCCCTGGTTAGCCAGATCGTGGACGGACTGCGTGGGCTGATTGCGGGCCAAGTGCTCAAGCCCGGGAGCAAGCTTCCCTCTATTCGCGCATTCGCGGTCGCTCACAACGTCAGTGTGTTCACCGTGGTCGAGGCCTATGACCGTTTGGTCGCCCAAGGGTGGCTGGTTTCGCGGGCACACTCCGGCTTTTTTGTGAAGCGCCGGGAAGAGGGCGGTAGCATGGGTGTACCGGCTCGCGAGGCAGAAACGCCCCGTTTTGATGCAAGCTGGTACCTCAAGCAGATTTTCGAGAACCGCAATCTGCCGCTCAAACCTGGTTGCGGCTGGTTACCGCACGACTGGTTGTTTGGCGATGCGGTGCGCCGCAGCATGCGCCAGCTCTCCAGCGATGGCTCCGAAATGGATGGTTATGGCTTGCCTTATGGCCACATGGCCTTGCGCATGATCATTGCGGAGTCGTTGGCCGAACACCAAATCTCGGCAGACGCCGGCCAGGTGCTGCTGACGCATGGCTCCAGCCAGGGGCTGGATCTGGTGGCGCGCTGCCTGCTCAAGCCCGGTGACACCGTGTTGGTGGATGACCCCGGTTACCCCAATCTTTTGTTCATGCTGCGTGTCTGGGGCGTGGACGTGGTGGGGGTTCCGCGTACCGGCACGGGTTACGACCTCGCCGCGCTGGAGTCCATCCTGACCACGCGCAAGCCCAAGGCTTTTTTCACACAGCCGCGTTTACAGAGCCCCACCTGCTCGGTGGCTTCAGTTGCCCAGCTGCACCGTCTGTTGCAACTGGCTGAGATGCACGATTTCGTGCTGGTCGAAAACGACATTTATGCAGACATGGATGCCACCTCGCGCACCACACTGGCCAGTTTGGACCAGCTACGGCGCGTGGTGTACGTGGGCAGCTATTCCAAAACCATTTCGCCTAATCTTCGCGTGGGCTACTTGTTGGCCCGGCCGGATTTGTCCGCCCAGTTTGTGCAGCTCAAGATGATTGCAGGGCTTACGTCTTCCGACATTGCCGAGCGCATCACCTTTGGCGCAATTACCGATGGCCGTTGGCGCAAGCACCTGAAGTCGCTGCGGGACCGCTTAGGTGAAGCGCATCGCCAGGTCAGCCGCAGGCTGCTGGGCCTGGGCTTTGAAATATTCCATGAGCCCGAGGCCGGCATGTACCTGTGGGCCCGGCACCCCGATATCGCGGACAGCGCCGTGCTGTCGCAGTCAGCGACCCAGGAAGGCATCATGTTGGGGCCCGGCCAGTTGTTTCTGGTGGAGCCCCGGCCCACCGGCTGGCTGCGCTTTAATGTGGCGTTTTGTGCGGACGAGCGTTTGTGGCGCTTTCTGGACCAGCGGATTCTGGTGGGGCAAAGCGCCGAACACGCCTGA
- a CDS encoding ferredoxin--NADP reductase, with amino-acid sequence MSAFLEETVLSVHHWTDRLFSFTTTRDPALRFSNGHFTMIGLMQDNGKPLLRAYSIVSANYEEHLEFLSIKVQDGPLTSKLQHIKVGDKIVIGRKPTGTLLIDYLLPGKNLYLLGSGTGLAPFLSVARDPETYEKFEKVIVVHGVREVKELAYYDYFKNELPKHEFLGEMVSKQMLYYPTVTREAFEHQGRITTLIESNQLPADLGLPPLDPATDRIMICGSPGLNKDMREILDAKGFKEGNTTTPGDYVVERAFVEQ; translated from the coding sequence ATGAGTGCATTTCTGGAAGAAACAGTTTTAAGCGTACACCACTGGACAGACCGCCTGTTCAGCTTTACCACCACGCGTGACCCTGCGCTGCGCTTCTCGAATGGTCATTTCACCATGATCGGGCTGATGCAAGACAACGGCAAACCGCTGCTGCGCGCGTATTCCATCGTGAGTGCCAACTATGAAGAGCACCTCGAGTTTCTGAGCATCAAGGTGCAAGATGGCCCGCTGACCTCCAAGCTCCAGCACATCAAGGTCGGCGACAAGATCGTGATCGGCCGCAAGCCCACCGGTACTTTGTTGATTGATTACCTCTTGCCCGGCAAAAACCTTTACCTGCTGGGCAGCGGTACCGGACTTGCTCCATTTTTGAGCGTGGCCCGTGACCCTGAGACCTACGAAAAGTTTGAAAAAGTGATCGTGGTGCATGGCGTGCGCGAAGTCAAAGAGTTGGCCTATTACGACTATTTCAAGAACGAGCTGCCCAAGCACGAGTTCTTGGGTGAAATGGTCAGCAAGCAAATGCTCTATTACCCCACGGTGACCCGTGAGGCCTTTGAGCACCAGGGCCGTATCACCACGCTGATCGAATCCAATCAGTTGCCGGCCGACCTGGGCTTGCCACCGCTGGACCCCGCGACAGACCGCATCATGATCTGCGGCAGCCCCGGCTTGAACAAAGACATGCGCGAGATTCTGGATGCCAAAGGCTTCAAGGAAGGCAACACCACCACCCCAGGCGACTATGTGGTGGAGCGCGCGTTCGTCGAGCAATAA
- a CDS encoding TlpA family protein disulfide reductase, with translation MKTPMRRRQLFILGASVCVSPAWAAGAPGTGPGFDVQAWPAKSGVPAIPAADQTGQLWSLPPLRGKAVLLNFWASWCEPCRAEMPALQALAAREQAQLAVLTINLKESPEAIARFVQISGLSLPVLRDPQGDTARAWGVRIYPSTVLIDRDGVPRATVRGALDWSGAEGEALWRPLLQPARKR, from the coding sequence ATGAAAACACCGATGCGTCGTCGTCAACTGTTCATTCTGGGGGCGAGTGTTTGTGTCTCACCGGCTTGGGCGGCCGGTGCGCCGGGTACAGGCCCCGGGTTCGATGTGCAGGCCTGGCCCGCAAAAAGTGGTGTGCCAGCCATCCCCGCGGCTGATCAGACAGGGCAGCTCTGGAGCCTGCCGCCACTGCGCGGCAAAGCCGTGTTGCTGAATTTCTGGGCCAGTTGGTGTGAGCCATGCCGCGCCGAAATGCCGGCTTTGCAAGCGCTTGCGGCGCGTGAACAGGCGCAGCTCGCGGTGTTGACGATCAATCTCAAAGAGAGCCCGGAGGCGATTGCACGCTTCGTGCAAATCAGTGGTTTGAGCTTGCCTGTGTTGCGCGACCCACAAGGCGATACGGCCCGCGCCTGGGGCGTGCGCATCTATCCTTCAACCGTGCTGATCGACCGTGATGGTGTCCCGCGTGCCACGGTGCGTGGAGCCCTGGACTGGTCAGGTGCAGAGGGCGAGGCGCTCTGGCGCCCCTTGCTTCAGCCAGCGCGCAAACGCTGA
- the gabT gene encoding 4-aminobutyrate--2-oxoglutarate transaminase, producing MQADRQVLNAALYARRQSAVARGVGQAHEIFIKNARNSEFWDVEGRRFIDFAGGIAVLNTGHLHPQVIEAVKAQLDLYTHTCFQVIAYEPYVEVCERLNAMAPGNFAKKSLLLTTGAEAVENAIKIARAYTKRPGVIAFTGGYHGRTNFTLGLTGKVAPYKLGFGPFPGEVFHALFPNELHGVSVADALHSVELIFKNDIEAERVAAFIVEPVQGEGGFYVAPPEFISGLKALADKYGILLIADEVQTGAGRTGTWFACEQWPVAPDLITTAKSLAGGFPLSGVVGRADVIDAPAAGGLGGTYAGSPVACAAALAVMKAFEEEKLLQRSQDMGAFLVEKLKAIATKVPAIGDVRGMGAMVAIELFEGGDVHRPDAVLTKKVVTEAARRGLILLSCGTYGNVIRILVPLTAPDALLEEGLAILADSFAAVA from the coding sequence ATGCAAGCTGATCGCCAAGTTCTCAATGCCGCCCTTTATGCCCGCCGTCAATCTGCCGTTGCACGCGGCGTCGGTCAGGCCCACGAGATTTTCATCAAGAACGCCCGCAACTCCGAGTTCTGGGATGTGGAAGGTCGCCGCTTCATCGACTTCGCAGGTGGTATTGCGGTGCTCAACACGGGCCACCTGCACCCCCAGGTGATTGAGGCCGTCAAGGCCCAGCTCGACCTGTACACCCACACCTGCTTTCAGGTGATTGCCTACGAACCCTATGTGGAAGTGTGCGAGCGCTTGAACGCCATGGCCCCCGGCAACTTTGCCAAGAAGAGCCTGCTGCTGACCACCGGCGCCGAGGCCGTAGAAAACGCCATCAAAATTGCCCGCGCTTACACCAAACGCCCCGGCGTGATCGCATTCACCGGCGGCTACCACGGCCGCACCAACTTCACGCTGGGTCTGACCGGCAAAGTGGCGCCCTACAAGCTGGGCTTCGGCCCCTTCCCCGGTGAAGTGTTCCATGCCCTGTTCCCCAACGAACTGCATGGCGTGAGCGTGGCGGATGCCCTGCACTCGGTGGAGCTGATCTTTAAGAATGACATCGAAGCAGAACGCGTCGCGGCCTTCATCGTCGAACCCGTGCAAGGCGAAGGCGGCTTCTACGTGGCGCCTCCCGAGTTCATTTCCGGGCTCAAGGCGCTCGCTGACAAGTACGGCATTTTGTTGATTGCCGACGAAGTGCAAACTGGCGCGGGTCGCACCGGCACCTGGTTTGCCTGCGAGCAGTGGCCTGTGGCTCCTGATTTGATTACCACTGCCAAATCGTTGGCGGGTGGATTCCCCTTGTCCGGCGTGGTTGGCCGTGCAGATGTGATCGATGCACCGGCCGCAGGCGGCTTGGGCGGCACCTATGCCGGCAGCCCGGTGGCCTGCGCCGCCGCTCTGGCGGTGATGAAGGCCTTTGAAGAAGAAAAACTCCTGCAGCGCAGCCAAGACATGGGCGCTTTCCTGGTCGAAAAGCTCAAGGCCATTGCCACCAAGGTACCAGCCATCGGTGATGTGCGCGGCATGGGCGCCATGGTCGCCATCGAGTTGTTTGAAGGTGGCGATGTGCATCGCCCAGACGCGGTGTTGACCAAGAAGGTGGTGACCGAGGCTGCACGCCGCGGACTCATCCTCTTGTCTTGCGGTACCTACGGCAACGTCATCCGCATCTTGGTGCCCTTGACCGCTCCCGACGCGCTGCTCGAAGAAGGCTTGGCCATTCTGGCCGACAGCTTTGCTGCCGTGGCCTGA
- a CDS encoding DUF3429 domain-containing protein: MTVATPLAPLPLPRWAARLGYAGALPFVALAAATWLAPTAYRGHAASALLAYGATIASFMGAIHWGLAMRGALTPQPGPFVWGVFPSLVAWVALLLPAAQGLVTLALLLGMCLAVDRRSYPTYGLSPWLPMRLHLTLAAAFSLLAGSLAV; this comes from the coding sequence ATGACAGTGGCAACCCCCTTGGCTCCCCTGCCCTTGCCACGGTGGGCCGCCCGCTTGGGCTATGCCGGTGCATTGCCTTTTGTAGCGCTCGCCGCTGCGACATGGCTGGCGCCCACCGCCTACCGCGGCCACGCCGCTTCAGCCTTGCTAGCCTACGGCGCCACCATCGCGAGTTTCATGGGGGCCATCCATTGGGGGTTGGCCATGCGCGGGGCGCTGACGCCTCAACCGGGCCCGTTTGTGTGGGGGGTGTTCCCCAGCCTGGTGGCATGGGTAGCCCTGCTGCTGCCGGCAGCGCAGGGCTTGGTCACACTGGCTCTGTTGTTGGGCATGTGTTTGGCAGTGGACCGCCGCAGCTACCCTACCTATGGCTTGTCACCCTGGCTACCGATGCGCCTCCACTTGACCTTGGCTGCGGCTTTTAGCCTGCTGGCAGGGAGCTTGGCGGTATGA
- a CDS encoding thioredoxin family protein, with product MSFPTDLPTPDLLVVCLCAQWCGTCTEYQPLFTALQSEFAGARFVWVDVEDQSDLVDPIEVENFPTLLVAQGQSARFFGTVTPHLDTLRRLISSSASVDAAAVKDAEVQALVQRLRAG from the coding sequence ATGTCATTTCCCACCGATCTCCCTACCCCCGACCTGCTGGTCGTTTGCCTGTGCGCCCAGTGGTGCGGCACCTGTACTGAATACCAACCGCTGTTCACCGCCTTGCAGTCCGAGTTTGCCGGGGCCCGGTTTGTGTGGGTGGATGTCGAAGACCAGTCCGACTTGGTCGACCCGATCGAGGTCGAAAACTTCCCGACGCTTTTGGTGGCCCAGGGACAGAGCGCCCGCTTTTTCGGAACCGTGACGCCCCACCTCGACACCTTGCGCAGACTCATCAGCTCGAGTGCCAGCGTCGATGCTGCCGCGGTGAAGGACGCTGAAGTGCAGGCTTTGGTTCAGCGTTTGCGCGCTGGCTGA